Proteins co-encoded in one Paraburkholderia edwinii genomic window:
- the fabI gene encoding enoyl-ACP reductase FabI yields MGFLAGKRILLTGLLSNRSIAYGIAQACKREGAELAFTYVGDRFKDRITEFATEFGSNLVFPCDVGDDAQIDALFTSLKQHWDGLDGLVHSIGFAPREAIAGDFLDGMTRENFRVAHDISAYSFAALAKAAQPMLSNDAALLTLTYLGSERAIPNYNTMGLAKASLEASVRYLAVSLGNKGVRVNGISAGPIKTLAASGIKGFGKILEFVEDNAPLKRNVTIEQVGNTAAFLLSDLAAGVTAEIVHVDSGFNAVVGGMAAAAAE; encoded by the coding sequence ATGGGCTTCCTCGCTGGTAAACGTATCCTGCTGACCGGCTTGCTGTCGAATCGTTCAATCGCCTACGGCATTGCACAGGCTTGCAAGCGCGAAGGCGCCGAACTCGCGTTCACGTATGTCGGCGATCGCTTCAAGGATCGCATCACCGAGTTCGCCACCGAGTTCGGCAGCAATCTGGTGTTCCCGTGCGACGTCGGCGACGATGCGCAGATCGATGCGCTGTTCACCTCGCTCAAGCAACACTGGGACGGTCTCGACGGCCTCGTGCACTCGATCGGCTTTGCACCGCGCGAAGCGATTGCCGGCGATTTCCTCGACGGCATGACGCGTGAAAACTTCCGCGTCGCGCACGACATTTCCGCGTACAGCTTCGCGGCGCTTGCGAAGGCCGCGCAGCCGATGCTGTCGAACGACGCGGCGCTGCTCACGCTGACCTATCTCGGTTCTGAGCGCGCGATTCCGAACTACAACACGATGGGGCTCGCCAAGGCATCGCTCGAAGCGAGCGTCCGTTACCTCGCGGTATCGCTCGGCAACAAGGGCGTGCGCGTGAATGGGATTTCCGCAGGCCCGATCAAGACGCTCGCGGCGAGCGGCATCAAGGGCTTCGGCAAGATTCTCGAGTTCGTCGAAGACAATGCGCCGCTCAAGCGCAACGTGACGATCGAACAGGTCGGCAATACGGCGGCGTTCCTGCTGTCGGATCTCGCGGCCGGCGTGACGGCCGAGATCGTGCACGTCGACAGCGGCTTTAATGCAGTGGTCGGCGGGATGGCGGCGGCAGCAGCTGAGTAA